A part of Kitasatospora acidiphila genomic DNA contains:
- a CDS encoding Rossmann-like and DUF2520 domain-containing protein, with translation MGLRPGDLQDPAERPARLAVGVVGTGRVGPALGAALQLAGHQVVAAAGVSTASRRRAEALLPGVRLVSPPQVLAAADLVLLTVPDDALADLVAGLAATGAVRPGQLLVHTSGAHGVAVLEPATRAGALPLALHPAMTFTGTSVDLARLAGCPFGVTAPEELRPVAEALVVEMGGEPEWVPEEVRPLYHTALAHGANHLVTLVAQAMELLSAAGVAEPGRMLGPLLGAALDNSLRSGDAALTGPVARGDTGTVRRHLAQLTTVSPDIPTAYRAMARATAQRALAHGTLNEEAAASLLDVLNEEMH, from the coding sequence CTGGGACTTCGCCCGGGGGACCTCCAGGACCCCGCCGAGCGCCCGGCGCGCCTCGCCGTCGGCGTGGTCGGCACCGGCCGGGTCGGCCCCGCGCTGGGCGCCGCCCTGCAGCTGGCCGGCCACCAGGTGGTGGCCGCCGCCGGGGTGTCCACCGCCTCGCGCCGCCGCGCCGAGGCCCTGCTGCCCGGGGTGCGCCTGGTGTCGCCCCCGCAGGTGCTGGCCGCCGCCGATCTGGTGCTGCTCACCGTTCCCGACGACGCGCTCGCCGATCTGGTGGCCGGGCTGGCCGCCACCGGTGCGGTCCGCCCGGGCCAGCTGCTGGTGCACACCTCCGGCGCGCACGGCGTCGCGGTGCTGGAGCCGGCCACCCGGGCCGGCGCGCTGCCGCTGGCGCTGCACCCCGCGATGACCTTCACCGGCACCTCGGTCGACCTGGCCCGGCTGGCCGGCTGCCCGTTCGGGGTGACCGCCCCCGAGGAGCTGCGCCCGGTGGCCGAGGCCCTGGTGGTGGAGATGGGCGGCGAGCCGGAGTGGGTGCCCGAGGAGGTCCGCCCGCTCTACCACACCGCCCTGGCGCACGGCGCCAACCACCTGGTGACCCTGGTGGCCCAGGCGATGGAGCTGCTGAGCGCGGCCGGTGTCGCCGAGCCGGGCCGGATGCTCGGCCCGCTGCTCGGCGCGGCCCTGGACAACAGCCTGCGCTCCGGCGACGCCGCGCTGACCGGCCCGGTCGCCCGGGGCGACACCGGCACCGTGCGCCGCCACCTGGCGCAGCTGACTACGGTGTCCCCGGACATCCCGACCGCCTACCGGGCGATGGCGAGGGCCACCGCCCAGCGCGCCCTGGCGCACGGGACGCTCAACGAAGAAGCGGCGGCCTCGCTGCTGGACGTACTCAACGAGGAGATGCACTGA
- the nadC gene encoding carboxylating nicotinate-nucleotide diphosphorylase: MAHEHLPMAEEPGGCGDSCGCGDTEGYETGLDPALAELLEEAGLDPVEVEDIATLALAEDLAGGEDVTSVATVPADAVATADFTAREAGTVAGLRIAEAVVSLICEEEFEVERHVEDGDQVEAGQVLLSVRSRTRDLLTAERTALNLLCHLSGIATATRAWADALVGTGAVVRDTRKTHPGLRSLQKYAVRCGGGVNHRMSLSDAALIKDNHVVAAGGVAEAFRAVKAAYPELPVEVEVDTLEQIPPVLDAGAELILLDNFTVEQLKEAVQLVAGRAKLEASGGLTLATARAVGETGVDYLAVGALTHSAPVLDIGLDLRS, from the coding sequence ATGGCCCACGAGCACCTTCCGATGGCCGAGGAGCCGGGCGGCTGCGGCGACAGCTGCGGCTGCGGCGACACCGAGGGCTACGAGACCGGCCTGGACCCGGCGCTGGCCGAGCTGCTGGAGGAGGCCGGCCTGGACCCGGTCGAGGTGGAGGACATCGCCACCCTGGCGCTGGCCGAGGACCTGGCCGGCGGCGAGGACGTCACCTCGGTGGCGACCGTGCCGGCCGACGCGGTGGCCACCGCCGACTTCACCGCCCGCGAGGCCGGCACGGTCGCCGGCCTGCGGATCGCCGAGGCCGTGGTCTCGCTGATCTGCGAGGAGGAGTTCGAGGTCGAGCGGCACGTCGAGGACGGCGACCAGGTCGAGGCCGGCCAGGTCCTGCTCTCGGTGCGCAGCCGCACCCGCGACCTGCTGACCGCCGAGCGCACCGCGCTCAACCTGCTCTGCCACCTGTCCGGCATCGCCACCGCCACCCGGGCGTGGGCGGACGCGCTGGTGGGCACCGGCGCGGTGGTCCGGGACACCCGCAAGACCCACCCGGGCCTGCGCTCGCTGCAGAAGTACGCGGTGCGCTGCGGCGGCGGCGTGAACCACCGGATGTCGCTCTCCGACGCCGCGCTGATCAAGGACAACCACGTGGTCGCCGCCGGCGGCGTGGCCGAAGCCTTCCGGGCCGTCAAGGCGGCCTACCCGGAGCTGCCGGTGGAGGTCGAGGTCGACACCCTGGAGCAGATCCCGCCGGTGCTGGACGCCGGGGCGGAGCTGATCCTGCTGGACAACTTCACCGTCGAGCAGCTGAAGGAGGCCGTCCAGCTGGTGGCCGGCCGGGCCAAGCTGGAGGCCTCCGGCGGCCTGACCCTGGCCACCGCGCGGGCGGTTGGCGAGACTGGTGTCGACTACCTGGCGGTCGGCGCCCTGACCCACTCGGCGCCGGTCCTGGACATCGGCCTGGACCTGCGTTCCTGA
- a CDS encoding type III pantothenate kinase: protein MLLTIDVGNTQTTLGLFDGGEVVEHWRISTDPRRTADELAVLMNGLMGAHAQQVDGLSICSSVPAVLHELREVTRRYYGDVPAVLVAPGVKTGVHVLMDNPKEVGADRIVNALAANHLYGGPCIVVDFGTATTFDAINERGDYVGGAIAPGIEISVEALGVRGAQLRKIELARPRNVIGKNTVEGMQSGVLYGFAGQVDGLVNRMSKELSPKDPEDVQVIATGGLAPLVLGEADSIDVHEPWLTLIGLRLVFERNKPAS from the coding sequence ATGCTCCTCACCATCGACGTCGGCAACACCCAGACCACGCTCGGCCTGTTCGACGGCGGGGAGGTCGTCGAACACTGGCGGATCTCCACCGACCCGCGCCGCACCGCCGACGAACTGGCCGTGCTGATGAACGGGTTGATGGGGGCTCATGCCCAGCAGGTGGACGGGCTGTCGATCTGCTCCTCGGTTCCGGCCGTGCTGCACGAGCTCCGCGAGGTGACCCGCCGCTACTACGGCGACGTCCCCGCGGTGCTGGTGGCGCCCGGCGTGAAGACCGGGGTGCACGTGCTGATGGACAACCCCAAGGAGGTGGGTGCCGACCGGATCGTCAACGCGCTGGCCGCCAACCACCTCTACGGGGGACCGTGCATCGTGGTGGACTTCGGCACCGCCACCACCTTCGACGCGATCAACGAGCGCGGCGACTACGTGGGCGGGGCGATCGCCCCCGGGATCGAGATCTCGGTGGAGGCGCTCGGGGTGCGCGGCGCCCAGCTGCGCAAGATCGAGCTGGCCCGCCCGCGCAACGTGATCGGCAAGAACACCGTGGAGGGCATGCAGTCCGGAGTGCTCTACGGCTTCGCCGGGCAGGTGGACGGCCTGGTCAACCGGATGTCCAAGGAGCTCTCCCCGAAGGACCCGGAGGACGTGCAGGTGATCGCGACCGGCGGGCTGGCCCCGCTGGTGCTCGGCGAGGCCGACTCGATCGACGTGCACGAGCCCTGGCTGACCCTGATCGGGCTGCGCCTGGTGTTCGAACGCAACAAGCCGGCGAGCTGA
- the panC gene encoding pantoate--beta-alanine ligase encodes MARPKPAAKPRSTKLTHTVDDFEAAFWPDEHPVDNAVVMTMGALHEGHAALIRAARRQVGRDGRVAVTVFVNPLQFGPNEDLDRYPRTLAADVRLAEENGADVVFAPLPEEVYPNGEPLVRLTAGPMGERFEGASRPGHFDGMLTVVAKLLHITDPDYAFFGEKDAQQLAVIQRMVADLDFDVEIVGVPTVREPDGLALSSRNRYLSEAEREQALALSGALFAGRDAGAQGPAAVRAAAAEVLKAADGVELDYLALIDPHDFVEAPDDFQGEAVLAVAAKVGATRLIDNVRIIVR; translated from the coding sequence ATGGCCCGCCCCAAGCCCGCCGCGAAGCCGCGCAGCACCAAACTGACCCACACCGTCGACGACTTCGAGGCCGCCTTCTGGCCGGACGAGCACCCGGTGGACAACGCCGTGGTGATGACCATGGGCGCGCTGCACGAGGGTCACGCGGCGCTGATCCGGGCCGCCCGCCGCCAGGTCGGCCGGGACGGCCGGGTCGCCGTGACGGTGTTCGTCAACCCGCTGCAGTTCGGCCCGAACGAGGACCTGGACCGCTACCCGCGCACCCTGGCGGCCGATGTGCGGCTCGCCGAGGAGAACGGCGCCGACGTGGTCTTCGCCCCGCTGCCCGAGGAGGTCTACCCGAACGGCGAGCCGCTGGTGCGGCTGACCGCGGGGCCGATGGGCGAGCGGTTCGAGGGTGCCAGCCGCCCCGGCCACTTCGACGGGATGCTGACGGTGGTGGCCAAGCTGCTGCACATCACCGACCCGGACTACGCGTTCTTCGGTGAGAAGGACGCCCAGCAACTGGCCGTCATCCAGCGGATGGTGGCCGACCTGGACTTCGACGTCGAGATCGTCGGGGTGCCGACCGTCCGCGAGCCGGACGGGCTGGCGCTCTCCTCGCGCAACCGCTACCTCTCCGAGGCCGAGCGCGAGCAGGCGCTGGCGCTCTCCGGGGCGCTGTTCGCCGGCCGCGACGCGGGCGCGCAGGGTCCGGCGGCCGTGCGCGCAGCCGCCGCCGAGGTGCTGAAGGCCGCCGACGGCGTCGAGTTGGACTACCTCGCCCTGATCGACCCGCACGACTTCGTCGAGGCGCCGGACGACTTCCAGGGCGAGGCGGTGCTGGCGGTCGCCGCGAAGGTGGGCGCCACCCGCCTGATCGACAACGTCCGCATCATCGTTCGATAA
- the panD gene encoding aspartate 1-decarboxylase, with the protein MLRTMFKSKIHRATVTQADLHYVGSVTIDEDLLDAADILPGELVHIVDINNGARLETYTIAGPRGTGVIGINGAAARLVHPGDLVILIAYAQMDTAEAREFQPTVVFVDAENKITGTGSDAAEALPGTDTLRGDAVHTR; encoded by the coding sequence ATGCTTCGCACCATGTTCAAGTCCAAGATCCACCGGGCCACCGTGACCCAGGCCGACCTGCACTACGTGGGCTCGGTGACGATCGATGAAGACCTGCTCGACGCGGCGGACATCCTGCCCGGCGAGCTGGTCCACATCGTCGACATCAACAACGGCGCCAGGCTTGAGACTTACACCATCGCCGGGCCGCGCGGCACCGGCGTGATAGGCATCAACGGCGCCGCCGCCCGGCTGGTCCACCCCGGCGACCTGGTGATCCTGATCGCCTACGCGCAGATGGACACCGCCGAGGCCAGGGAGTTCCAGCCGACCGTGGTCTTCGTGGACGCCGAGAACAAGATCACCGGCACCGGGTCGGACGCCGCCGAGGCGCTGCCGGGCACGGACACCCTGCGCGGCGACGCCGTGCACACCCGCTAG